aatattttataatactagAATAGTGtaacaaaattcttcaagatatATATCTGATGTGGAAGGAGATAACAGAAATGAATTTCTGCAAACTTAATTCTTCcaaacttatttttgtttttgaataaagAATAAGTTTTGAACTTCAggtaatcgtttttttttaaactttttttttctcatttttgtgaacttatttttcttgttctatttttattttatgctttttttaaaatccaaGGCAAGGTTTCTCAAAAAAGCTATATTTGATAAATGCTTTTTCCTCCAACAAATTCATTAACCTAGAATatgattttctgtttatttatattgggTAAGAACATAAACAAATGACTGGATAGTTTATCTATCTTTTTAGAATTGCTGTTAAATACAACACTAATTATCTCTCCATTTCCAGATGTTCATTGAATTCTGTGGAGGTGGTGCTCTGGATTCTATCATGCTTGATTTGGAAAAACCATTGACAGAAGACCAGATCCGTTATGTTTGTCATTTTATGTGCAAAGCTTTGACTTTCCTTCATGACAACAATGTTATTCACCGTGATTTGAAAGCAGGCAATGTTCTCTTAACCATGGAAGGTGATGTCAAGTTAGGTGAGTTTGCCATTTGagtttgttggtgtgtgtgcttgtataatcatatcattcatgtgtgtgtgttggaatttAGTTTTTGCTGTTAGAAATCTTTCTGATGGGctataaaatttcaattattgaaaatgtCCTGGTTCTTATATTGCTTTTGAGTAATGAAATAAGACCTGAGGCCGACAAGTCTGTTATTCAAGTGATATACTTCAGCCAAACAAATCCAATCAACaatttagaaataacaactaaaagcTATATAACTCCAGTGCAATTCATATACAGCAATATAGTTTATTGGAGTGTCTGTCTCCAGTAGATTGAGTTAATcagcttttttattttatttagttacttATTGAATTGATGACAGTGATAATCATTTCACTTTTATCAGTTATCACTAAACTTTAATCTACAGTATCAATAAACATTAATCCACAAGATCCTTTGAGATGACAGTAAGAAAGAGATTATTTAGAAATAGTTTGTCGACATAGTATATTGGATGTTCTATTGCCTCAGTCTATGTTCTGCAACTATGCTTTCCATTCCATGTCCCACACCTGCAGTGGGTTTTGATTTTAACTCCTGTCATCATTATGTTGATGTCACCAATTAATCCAAAGTTATCAATGTAAAACGTGACCCATATGAAATGTTTCCTATTCTGATGCTTTTGAGGGTCTAAAGTggtgataaataaatgtatttctctATCATTGAACATTGTTGGATACTGATTGGATTATGTGTTGAGttacaaaaaatttttaaacctGTATGAGTGGGtccccaaaagaaactggaattttgcaatataattttattccgttagatttacatgtttacacttttatcaccttcaaagtattctccaatttgaagcaatgcattggtctaGACATGTTTTCCACCATTGcaaactcttgcaaagtgatgcgaTTTAACGCCtccattgttttttcttcacctcttccacatctgcaaattccatagcaccagcttttgtcaccagtgatgaccttcaaaaaatgGTCTGGATCATCTTCCAACTGTTcttcagttcatgacatgcatttagtcgtgactgcttttgatcttctgtgaacAAGCAAGGCTGAAACTCTTTTTATTCgtaattcctcactcaaaatttgttggcagaAGCTCTAGGATACACATGTCATATCAAGTTTGACAATTGTTTAGTGACAGTCCACCAAGATCAGTTCaggaattttcatgatgttttcatttgtttgggagGTCAGTGGTtgtcctgaatgaggttggtcttcaagcaacaagtgaccatttctAAAGCATGGAAActacttgtaaacttgtgttttgttcatgacagcatccttgtaagctgtttgaagcatgacaactgttttggctgctgttttattcagcaggaaacagaatttcatggaagtatGCTGTTCCTTcttttcagccatcacaaaaattgacGAAGAAGAGAGAAGCACTGTAAAACAGATGCACCACGTGGTAGTACGACTTCAGCCAAAGATACTAGTCGACAGACTGATatctgagggttgcatcaagttgcatctagtggcagaagcctgaactacaatgggtttgTCCTACAGAATGT
This Octopus bimaculoides isolate UCB-OBI-ISO-001 unplaced genomic scaffold, ASM119413v2 Scaffold_190423, whole genome shotgun sequence DNA region includes the following protein-coding sequences:
- the LOC106882112 gene encoding serine/threonine-protein kinase 10; the protein is MFIEFCGGGALDSIMLDLEKPLTEDQIRYVCHFMCKALTFLHDNNVIHRDLKAGNVLLTMEGDVKLADFGVSAKNTKPNQCRDSFIGTPYW